Proteins encoded in a region of the Gallalistipes aquisgranensis genome:
- a CDS encoding redox-sensing transcriptional repressor Rex: protein MANTPSNIPEKTIERLSEYRRTLRASHEQGITHIFSHVLAGIHGITAVQVRRDLMLIGFSSDTKKGYDVEVLIDFISSILDSRNMQHIAVIGMGHLGQALTKYFNGKNLKLKIVAAFDVDPEKVGHTVDDIPCYHMDEFEQRVQEHDINMVVLSSPTNVASELVVPIINAGIKGVLNFTSKPLNFPRGIVVENYDITTLLEKVAYFVKENEENNQ, encoded by the coding sequence CAATACACCGAGTAACATTCCCGAGAAAACGATCGAACGCCTGAGCGAATATCGCCGGACGCTACGGGCCAGTCACGAACAGGGTATTACCCATATCTTTTCGCACGTGCTGGCGGGTATTCACGGCATCACCGCCGTGCAGGTGAGACGCGACCTGATGCTGATCGGTTTCTCGAGCGACACGAAGAAGGGATACGACGTGGAGGTGCTGATTGACTTCATTTCGTCGATTCTGGACAGCAGGAACATGCAGCACATCGCCGTCATCGGCATGGGGCACCTGGGGCAGGCACTGACCAAATATTTCAACGGCAAGAATTTGAAGCTGAAAATCGTGGCCGCTTTCGATGTCGATCCGGAGAAGGTGGGCCATACGGTGGACGACATCCCCTGCTATCATATGGATGAATTCGAACAGCGGGTGCAGGAGCACGACATCAATATGGTGGTGCTGTCGTCTCCCACGAACGTGGCTTCGGAGCTGGTGGTCCCGATCATCAATGCAGGGATTAAAGGGGTGCTCAATTTCACGTCCAAACCGCTCAATTTTCCCCGGGGTATCGTCGTGGAAAATTACGACATCACCACTTTGTTGGAAAAGGTCGCCTATTTCGTGAAGGAAAACGAAGAGAACAATCAGTGA